AATGGAGGCGATATTGCAAGACAATATCAAGCTTGAGGCCATTTTAGAGTGGCTGTCGGATAAAAAAGCAGAAAACGTACGCGTTTACGAAGTGCAAGGTAAAACAGACTATACCGATGTAATAGTAGTTTGCGAAGGAAATGCAGATCTTCACAACAAAGCTATTGCCAATCATCTGGTAGATATGGCTAAAGAAAACCATCTTAAAGTATTAAGCAAAGAAGGCGTAGATACAGCCCAGTGGATTCTTATAGATATTGGAGATATCGTAGTCCATATATTCCTCCCCCAAACTCGAGATTATTATAAGATCGATGAGCTTTTTGATAAAGTGAGAAATAGAAAACCCGAAGAGGATATTCAATGATCAAGGATATTATTCACGAGCATTTGCGTAAGTGCTTGGATAAGCTGGACATCTCGTTTGATAAAGATTTTACAGTAGAGATTCCTAACAACACCGATCACGGAGATTACTCCACAAACTGCGCTTTGGTTTTGGCAAAAGAGAATAAGAAATCTCCAAAAGCCTTAGCTGAGAAAATCATTAAAGAACTTAAGAAGAATAAGAGTTATAAAAAGATAGAACTTGCTGGTCCAGGTTTTATAAATTTCTATCTGGCTCCAAGCTTTTTTCATATGATATTTAAAGCAATACGAGAGCAGGGTTATGAATTTGCTTCTTCCAATTTTGGCAACAACGAGAAAATTCTGCTCGAGTTTGTTAGTGCTAATCCTACCGGACCCTTAAACATCGTAAGCGCTAGAGCCGCAGCGTTTGGAGATACTCTTTATCGAGTTATGAAGAAAGTTGGGTTTCAACCAGCACGGGAGTTTTATGTAAATGATGCCGGAAACCAAGTCGATATTTTGGCAGAATCTCTTGAACTAAGGTTGCGCGAATTACACGGTGAGAACATAGGTGAATTCCCTTATGAAGCATATCACGGCGATTATGTTATTCACTTAGCCCAAAAATTGAATGCTGCTGAGGGAGTACGCATATTTATGATGACCGAAAAAGACCGCATCGATCACTTGAAAGAATATGCATTAGACGAACTTTTAGAGATGCAGCGTCTTTCTTTGGAGCGATTTGACGTTAGTTTTGAAGGATGGGTATCTGAGAAAACATTACGTGCCGAAGGCGTAGTTGAAGAAGTTCTTTCTTACCTTACCGAAGCTGACTGCACTTTCGAAAAGGACGAAGCAATCTGGTTTGCTTCCACCAAGTATGGAGACGATAAAGACCGTGTTCTAATGAAATCAGATGGGTCTATCACTTACTTTGTGCCAGATCTAGCATATCATTTAACAAAAATTCAACGTGGTTTCGATAAACTTATCGACGTATTTGGTCCCGATCATCACGGCTATGTGCCCAGAATTAGAGCTGCTTTTCGAGCCTTAGGTTACGACGACGGCATCTTGGAAATTATTTTTTTGCAACAGGTCAATCTTTTTGAAAGCGGAGAGCGCGTTAAGATGAGTAAACGTGCGGGCAAAATTGTAACGATGGATGACCTTATTAATGTGGTGGGAAAAGATGCTGCACGTTATTTCTTCATTGCCAGAAAAGCTAATGCACACTTGAACTTCGACCTGGAACTAGCCATGCAGAAGAATAGCGAAAATCCCGTTTATTACTGTCAATATGCTCATGCTCGGATCTGTAGTATTATCAAAAAGGCAAAAAAGGATAAAGTGTGGCCTAAAAGCTTTAAGGAAGATCTTTCAGCGAAACTCAATAAGACTGAAGAACTGGCTATTATCCAAAAACTTAGTGACTTACCAGAGCTTCTAACCCTCATAGCCATCCATAGGGAACCGCATCGCTTGGCAACATATATCGAAGAGCTTGCAGCCATGGTTCATAAATACTACGCACGTTATCAAATTGTGAGTCCAAAAAGCAAAGAGCTTACTCAAGCAAGATTGATGCTTCTGGAAACTACCAAGCAAATAATGGCAATAGTATTCAACCTAATGGGAATCTCCGCTCCGGAAAAGATGTGATTAATAATGAAGCGCGCAATACGTGCGATGAATAAGTCCGATTTGAGCCTGGTAATCGAGATTGAGAGCCGGGCTTTCACGCATCCCTGGCCAGCTGAGGCTTTCGAAGACATCCTCTCTATGAGACCTTGGGTTTTGGAAGTAAATGAGCAGGTGTGTGGATATATATGCTATCATTCAGTATTGGATGAAGCAGTTATTATCAATTTTGCCATAGATTCTGATTACAGGAGAATGGGACACGGAGATTATCTGCTTGGGCAAAGTATTGCAATTCTTACTAAAGAAGGCATTAGCCATTTCTATCTGGATGTGCGCAAAGGCAATTCTGCGGCATTGAATCTTTACTCCAAGCATGGATTCATTCCCTTAGGTATTCGCAGACAATATTATTGCAATCCAGATGAAGACGCTATAGTAATGGGGCTGATATTGCCCTTAATGAATCAGGAAAGGGACATATGACTTACGAATATGATTTTTTGGTACTAGGTAGCGGTATTGCCGGTTTAGTCTTTGCTTTGCAAGCCGCTCAAAAAGGTAAAGTAGCATTAGTAAGCAAACGCGGACTATTCGATTGTAATACAGATTATGCCCAGGGGGGAATTGCTGCAGTTTTAGATGCCGCAGATTCCTTTGACGAACACATCGAAGACACATTTAATGCTGGGGCCGAACTAGGCAAGAAGCGCGTTATTCGCCAAATTATTGAGCAAGGTCCCAAATTGATACAATACCTCATAGATCTGGGAACAGATTTCACTCGCATAGATGATAGCTACGATCGTAGACTGGAAAACCTTTCTCTCACTATGGAAGGCGGGCATACTCATCGCAGAGTGGCTTATGCAGCAGATAGCACTGGGCATCAGATTATGCAAGCACTAATCGCTCAGTGTGAAAATAATACAGCAGTAGATATTTATGAAAATCGCATTGCTATAGATCTTATTACTCAGCATCATGTAACAAATGATGATGGATTTATTCCCGGAATTTCGTGCTGGGGGGCATATGTTTTAGATTCTAACACAAACAGGGTTGACATCTTCAAAGCTCGTAAAACGATGTTGGCAACCGGAGGTGCAGCTCAGATATTCAGTCACAATACGAATCCTGATGTTTCTACTGGAGATGGGATGGCAATGGCAAGATTAGCCGGTGGACGCTTGGCAAACATGGAATTCGTTCAATTCCATCCTACCGCTTTTTGGAGTGCCGAAGGCGATACTTTCTTGATAACAGAAGCATTACGCGGCGAAGGTGCTATTTTAAGACTAAGCGACGGTAGTCCCTTTATGGAACGCTATCATCCTAAGGGTAATTTAGCTCCCCGCGACATTGTATCAAGAGCTATTGATAGCGAACTAAAACGCCGAGGTGAAAAGTTTTGTTGGCTCGATGCCACCGGAATAGCTCCAGATAAACTTCTAAAACATTTTCCTTACATAGACAGTTGTCTAAAAGAACGAGGTATAGATTTTTGCCGTGAGCCCATACCCGTAGCTCCTGCTGCTCACTATTTTTGTGGTGGGGTTATTTCAACCATAGATGGAGTAACTGACATCCGTAATCTCTTTGCTGCCGGCGAAGTAACATGCACCGGATTACACGGGGCAAATCGTTTGGCTTCTAATTCTCTCTTAGAAGCTTTAGTTGTTGCATACAATGCAGCAAACCACTCCTCAATGGATGAAGCAGTGAATTTCCCCAAAATCCCAGATTGGCACTTAATGGACAACTTTAACGAAAACGAATGGGTGGTTATTAGCCACAACCGTGAGATTATCGGCACAATTATGCAAGGTTATGTGGGGATAAGGCGCTCTCGCAGATTATTGAAGTATGCTCTTTCACGAATGGAAAATATCTACAACGAAATCAATAACTTCTACCAACATAATGCGGTGCGTAGAGAAGTGGTGGAAACTCGTAACATGGCGGTAATAGCTATTGCCGTTATCCGCAGCGCATTATCCAGAAAAGAAAGCAGAGGTGCACACTTTTTGATTGACAAACCACAAAGGGATGATTTGCACTACCAACACGACACAATAATCTAAAAGGAGAGCTAATGCACGGATTATTCATAACATTCGAAGGTATCGAAGGCAGCGGAAAAAGTACTCAAGTAAAGCTTTTAACCACATATCTTAAAGCAAAGAAACTGCCCTATATCACAACCCGCGAACCCGGTGGAACTCCCATTGCTGAAACCATTCGTAAGATCCTGCTCGATCCTTTATGCGCAGAAATGTTGCCAGAAACCGAGCTTCTGCTTTACAACGCTTCTCGTGCCCAACATACGGGAGAACTCATCCTTCCTGCTCTTAAAACCGGCAAAATTGTCATTTCAGATAGATACTTCGACAGCACTTATGCCTATCAAGGTGCAGCCCGCAGTCTAAACTGCGATGTTATAGATGCTCTAACAGCATTCGCCACATTCAATACTACTCCAGATCTCACCGTATTATTGGATTTACCTGCTAATGAAGGTCTTGCCCGGATTGGAAATCGTGAATTGGATCGTTTAGAACAGGAAGACCTCCGGTTCCATCAAAAAGTGCGAGAACAGTTTTTATTTATTGCCAAAAAATCCCCTATAAGATATTTGGTAATTGATGCTCAGAAAAAACCGGAAGAGATTAACCGGGAAATAATCCAACGTATAGAAGTTCTGTTAGGAGACACAGCATGAAGTCAAAACAACGCAATGCTCTCATCACAATCGCCGGAGTATGGGTACTTACTGCAATACTCTTGCTAATTGCCACCAGCGCTTTCGCCCAAAACCGTCCCAATC
The Candidatus Cloacimonadota bacterium genome window above contains:
- the argS gene encoding arginine--tRNA ligase, producing MIKDIIHEHLRKCLDKLDISFDKDFTVEIPNNTDHGDYSTNCALVLAKENKKSPKALAEKIIKELKKNKSYKKIELAGPGFINFYLAPSFFHMIFKAIREQGYEFASSNFGNNEKILLEFVSANPTGPLNIVSARAAAFGDTLYRVMKKVGFQPAREFYVNDAGNQVDILAESLELRLRELHGENIGEFPYEAYHGDYVIHLAQKLNAAEGVRIFMMTEKDRIDHLKEYALDELLEMQRLSLERFDVSFEGWVSEKTLRAEGVVEEVLSYLTEADCTFEKDEAIWFASTKYGDDKDRVLMKSDGSITYFVPDLAYHLTKIQRGFDKLIDVFGPDHHGYVPRIRAAFRALGYDDGILEIIFLQQVNLFESGERVKMSKRAGKIVTMDDLINVVGKDAARYFFIARKANAHLNFDLELAMQKNSENPVYYCQYAHARICSIIKKAKKDKVWPKSFKEDLSAKLNKTEELAIIQKLSDLPELLTLIAIHREPHRLATYIEELAAMVHKYYARYQIVSPKSKELTQARLMLLETTKQIMAIVFNLMGISAPEKM
- the tmk gene encoding dTMP kinase, whose protein sequence is MHGLFITFEGIEGSGKSTQVKLLTTYLKAKKLPYITTREPGGTPIAETIRKILLDPLCAEMLPETELLLYNASRAQHTGELILPALKTGKIVISDRYFDSTYAYQGAARSLNCDVIDALTAFATFNTTPDLTVLLDLPANEGLARIGNRELDRLEQEDLRFHQKVREQFLFIAKKSPIRYLVIDAQKKPEEINREIIQRIEVLLGDTA
- the rsfS gene encoding ribosome silencing factor → MQDNIKLEAILEWLSDKKAENVRVYEVQGKTDYTDVIVVCEGNADLHNKAIANHLVDMAKENHLKVLSKEGVDTAQWILIDIGDIVVHIFLPQTRDYYKIDELFDKVRNRKPEEDIQ
- the nadB gene encoding L-aspartate oxidase; translated protein: MTYEYDFLVLGSGIAGLVFALQAAQKGKVALVSKRGLFDCNTDYAQGGIAAVLDAADSFDEHIEDTFNAGAELGKKRVIRQIIEQGPKLIQYLIDLGTDFTRIDDSYDRRLENLSLTMEGGHTHRRVAYAADSTGHQIMQALIAQCENNTAVDIYENRIAIDLITQHHVTNDDGFIPGISCWGAYVLDSNTNRVDIFKARKTMLATGGAAQIFSHNTNPDVSTGDGMAMARLAGGRLANMEFVQFHPTAFWSAEGDTFLITEALRGEGAILRLSDGSPFMERYHPKGNLAPRDIVSRAIDSELKRRGEKFCWLDATGIAPDKLLKHFPYIDSCLKERGIDFCREPIPVAPAAHYFCGGVISTIDGVTDIRNLFAAGEVTCTGLHGANRLASNSLLEALVVAYNAANHSSMDEAVNFPKIPDWHLMDNFNENEWVVISHNREIIGTIMQGYVGIRRSRRLLKYALSRMENIYNEINNFYQHNAVRREVVETRNMAVIAIAVIRSALSRKESRGAHFLIDKPQRDDLHYQHDTII
- the rimI gene encoding ribosomal protein S18-alanine N-acetyltransferase produces the protein MKRAIRAMNKSDLSLVIEIESRAFTHPWPAEAFEDILSMRPWVLEVNEQVCGYICYHSVLDEAVIINFAIDSDYRRMGHGDYLLGQSIAILTKEGISHFYLDVRKGNSAALNLYSKHGFIPLGIRRQYYCNPDEDAIVMGLILPLMNQERDI